A single Phragmites australis chromosome 4, lpPhrAust1.1, whole genome shotgun sequence DNA region contains:
- the LOC133915736 gene encoding flocculation protein FLO11-like, which yields MSTSAARSPSPGPAARPCCGLRRSTDSSPFRPIVSTPDSPQRSSSVCKTGGGGRASSRAWCAEKENDNQRDGAKTPKARSIAGGGVGVAKSFMAPTISASSKAVAASASPRKKVLGERNNDDLPQQLQGEIAHNKPRDAPTPVPEAQEEERVENPACKIHHHQHQAARDAAASADADPAAPYDPKTNYLSPRPRFLRYKPKPRVEQYRQGGASVRRLEDGFVSESSEESDTVTTTEEDGLTEEEQEQLPSSVPNDFPEESLALDAMSEARAEPAAPAVACVLSPQPTPFSPLARVLTPELEEPSPTSPRARVPTPEPEPAASPARARAKKKMRSSLRFLIASPLALVLFMTTAFVCVPPSPGSPVILNTSLSKVSDFLSVQELHPVELAAWLKQWSSSSLDFVASYWKALASSQEEECFGPHFAANLSAAAADHGIGFYYSAAETRPMPTEQEPISASVLEQEFEILEVVSASDTDVIAESDVEEMANFGDAAVEEPIDDAEMDEEAISAIPSFIEEANEYVDAEVEEEIDAEMSEEVPGSIGEEMASHTLNLDIPSQSAPEPEHVEDMDESSLQKNVQTDESEGDRADGKEDQESHHGLKLGSNMWPYYLDEISNPAAIGAALAAIIVPAALAFLYMRQKQARVELNSNEPAEQVEQVETQSGSGSSEGHVFVKDSQSPYPMIEETERFGDSGASQYSSSLSSGLDRRRNDKGEESLNPEPMSRRDSMAYSTSSYGSFTTYEKISAKKKNKEDEAITPVRRSSRLRNQVKSPEA from the exons ATGTCGACGTCGGCGGCGAGGTCCCCGTCCCCGGGGCCGGCGGCGAGGCCGTGCTGCGGCCTGAGGCGGAGCACCGACTCCAGCCCCTTCAGGCCCATCGTCTCCACTCCGG ATTCTCCGCAGAGGAGTTCCTCCGTCTGCAagaccggcggcggcgggcgcgccTCCTCGCGGGCGTGGTGCGCGGAGAAGGAGAACGACAACCAGCGGGACGGGGCGAAGACGCCCAAGGCCCGATCCATCGCTGGAGGCGGCGTCGGCGTCGCTAAGAGCTTCATGGCGCCGACCATctcggcctcctccaaggccgtCGCGGCGTCCGCCTCGCCGagaaagaaagtgctcggggagcgCAACAACGACGACCTGCCGCAGCAGCTCCAGGGCGAGATTGCGCACAACAAACCCAGGGATGCGCCGACGCCGGTGCCCGAGgcgcaggaggaggagagggtggaGAACCCCGCGTGTaaaatccaccaccaccaacaccagGCGGCCCGCGATGCTGCTGCCTCGGCGGACGCGGATCCGGCAGCTCCGTACGATCCCAAGACGAACTACCTCTCGCCGAGGCCTCGGTTCCTGCGCTACAAGCCCAAGCCCCGGGTCGAGCAGTACCGGCAAGGCGGTGCCAGCGTGAGGCGGCTCGAGGACGGCTTCGTCTCCGAGAGCAGCGAGGAATCCGACACCGTCACCACCACGGAGGAAGATGGGCTAACCGAGGAAGAGCAGGAGCAGCTGCCGTCGTCGGTGCCAAATGATTTCCCGGAGGAGTCGTTGGCTCTGGACGCTATGTCTGAGGCCAGAGCTGAGCCAGCTGCTCCGGCCGTGGCTTGCGTCCTGTCGCCGCAGCCCACACCGTTTTCTCCACTGGCTCGGGTGCTGACACCGGAACTGGAGGAGCCTTCGCCGACTTCCCCACGAGCTCGCGTACCGACACCTGAGCCGGAGCCTGCAGCAAGCCCAGCGCGTGCTCGtgccaagaagaagatgagatcTTCACTGAGGTTCCTGATTGCTTCTCCCCTTGCTTTGGTTCTGTTCATGACAACAGCGTTCGTCTGCGTGCCACCGTCGCCTGGTTCCCCGGTCATACTAAACACCTCCCTGTCGAAGGTGTCAGACTTTCTTTCAGTTCAAGAATTGCATCCTGTGGAGTTGGCTGCTTGGCTGAAGCAATGGTCAAGCAGCTCGTTGGATTTTGTCGCGTCCTACTGGAAGGCTCTTGCTTCTTCCCAAGAAGAAGAGTGCTTTGGTCCGCACTTTGCAGCCAATTTGAGTGCTGCAGCTGCAGACCATGGTATCGGTTTCTATTACAGTGCAGCTGAAACAAGGCCAATGCCAACTGAACAAGAACCCATCAGTGCCAGTGtcttggagcaagagtttgagATTCTGGAGGTTGTTTCAGCGAGTGATACTGATGTGATTGCAGAGTCAGATGTAGAAGAAATGGCAAACTTTGGTGATGCTGCAGTCGAAGAACCCATTGATGATGCTGAAATGGATGAGGAAGCCATATCTGCAATACCAAGTTTCATAGAGGAGGCAAATGAGTATGTTGATGCAGAAGTAGAGGAGGAAATTGATGCTGAGATGTCAGAAGAAGTCCCAGGCAGCATTGGAGAAGAGATGGCATCACATACTCTGAATTTGGACATCCCTTCTCAATCTGCGCCCGAGCCAGAACATGTAGAGGACATGGACGAGTCTTCCTTGCAGAAAAATGTTCAGACTGACGAGTCCGAGGGTGATCGTGCTGATGGCAAGGAGGATCAGGAATCGCATCACGGTCTGAAATTGGGATCAAATATGTGGCCATATTACTTGGACGAAATCTCAAATCCTGCTGCAATTGGAGCTGCTCTTGCTGCCATTATTGTTCCTGCTGCTCTGGCCTTCCTTTACATGAGGCAGAAGCAAGCTCGCGTTGAATTGAATTCCAATGAACCAGCTGAGCAAGTCGAGCAAGTTGAAACTCAATCTGGTTCGGGGAGCAGTGAGGGGCATGTTTTTGTGAAGGACTCACAGTCCCCGTATCCTATGATAGAAGAAACTGAGAGATTTGGTGATTCTGGTGCCTCACAGTATAGCAGCAGCTTGTCGTCTGGACTAGACAGGAGGAGGAACGACAAGGGGGAGGAGAGTTTGAACCCTGAGCCAATGTCAAGGAGGGATTCCATGGCGTATTCCACATCATCATATGGTAGTTTCACCACATATGAAAAGATCTCTGCCAAGAAA AAAAACAAGGAGGATGAGGCGATAACCCCAGTCCGACGTTCCAGCAGGTTGAGGAATCAAGTTAAATCACCAGAAGCCTAA